The Ictalurus furcatus strain D&B chromosome 12, Billie_1.0, whole genome shotgun sequence nucleotide sequence aacagcctacacacacacacacacacacacacacacacacacacacacacacacacacacaaatcttaaTCTTAATCCAGATTAGCATTTAACTCACTGAAGGTCAGGGAGCAACAGAGACCAAAAAacaatctatctctctctctgtctctctgtctctctctctctctctctctctctctctctctgtcaggatGAACTCAGCACCCCCTGCAGGAAGTGCTTTATCAGCTCCAGCGGGCGGAGTCGGCCCAACTACGCCGAAAAAGGGCCCACCAAAATTCAAACAGAGACAAACACGCACATTTAAGAGCAAGGCGCCTAAACCTGGGCAGAAAGGGtgacttttacacacacacacacacacctgaaattAGTGCTGTAGTTTGGTGTGTTTACTCACTGActtctgattttttattttttttaggtttgGTGATGACATTCCAGGAATGGAGGGCCTCGGCACAGGTGTGTATTGTCAGTTACGTCcaacatacacacgcacacacacacacacacacacacacacacactccttaacaacacatttttatacaGTTACCTGTGGACAAACCAGTTTTAACTGTCTTCTCTCGTTCACTCTTTTGTTCtgactgtttatttttcttttcttttgatttttcaTTGCCCTTCACACTTCATGCTGCTCCGCCTACTTTTCTTTGCTcctcccctttttaaaaaatgcatccaATTTTCTCCACCCTCTTTTTAAAAccccctttcttttgttttcttttgatttatttgatttgttctcCTTATCCATCTTGACTCACTGCTCTACTCTTTCATgattgcttcttcttcttcttctttctgtcttgGCCCCACCCCATTCACCACGCCCACTGTCTGTCTGCCCCTATTCTTTCTCTGTGCTCCGCCCCTCACTCAGATTTCACGGTGGTGTGCCCCTGGGAGGCCTTCGGTGACATGGAGCTCAGCGACCTTGCCAAATATGGCATTATTTAAATCCCGCCTCTCTTATCGTCTCTCTGCCTTTATCTCCACCCCTTCCTAACAGACACCACGCCCCCTCCGATAAAAGACACTGATATTGATGTATACATATGAATATATTAGAATTTGTATTAgattcctcttattattattactattattattagattttataCTCTTGGTTATGATAGGTCTATCATCCTTCCTCCTCTGCCACGCCCACCTGCCCTCCCAACATCACCGTAATAATGAATGTTAATAGCAGTAGTGCTCTCATCCTGCACGTGGATGTGTTCTTATATAAATAATGCATTCTAAATATTCTGTTCGCTACTAATCTCCAATTTTCAGCTTCACCGATGAAGAATAAATGTGAATGTCTGTTTGGAATTATCTGGGGTAGAATTcagtaaagtttttattttcaataaaattgtctgtttcattattattattattattattattattattattattattattcacagtaACTTGGTGCTTAGcttgtttgcctcgcacctccagagttgggggctgtggagtttgcatgttctccgtatgttttgggagtttcctccgggtactcaggtttcctcccccactccaatGTCATGCTTTGTAttctgattgtgccctgcgatgggttggcaccctgtccaaggtgtccgCCCTTTATGCCCTGAGTCTCGCTGGGTTCCAGGATCCCTGTGACCCTGTTTAGTATAAGGGATACATAAATGGatggattcttcttcttcttcttcttcttcttcttaatattaTCGCTGTTTTGTGGCAGACAAGAAACGACTGTTAAGAAATAAgaactacactacactatcactacacactacactatcacTACACTatcactatacactacactatcacTACACAGCCCGGACATAATGGATGTGACCCTAAAGTGGCCCGTGTGGTAAATAGTGAATATGGcccaatttattattattattattattattattattattattattatatattattattgctgttttgTGGCAGACAGGAAATGAGCAACTACTGGAAAAAATAGGAACAAACCCACAAGCCTACCACATTGTTAAAGAATGAGATCATCACATTAATGCTTgcacaggaaacacacacacacacacacacacacacacacacacacacacacacacacacacacacacacacacacacacatacacacacacacatacacacacacacatacacacacacaaagagtaaTGTGGAGGTGGAAAGTTGGATGGAAGAGTATAAATAACAAATGCGGTTTAATCTTTAGTCATTTTATATAAGTAAGTTAAACATGTATCACTACACAGCACTGCTGGCCTTCTTTTGGCCTGGACATAATGGATGTTAGCCTGAAGTGGCCCACATGTAAAATAGCAAATATGGACCAAATATCCCAAATCACATGTAGACCTTTTTAGGCAAAGATGTAGTGCTCACAGCAATGTGTAATCTGAATGTAAACCAAAAGTGGCCCACATTTTTGCAGCAAATATGCCCAGTTATCTTAAAACATATCTGTGCCAGTTTTAAGCTCTGGCTAATGTGGGTGTGAGCCTAAAGTGGCCCACATATGATATGGCAAATATGGCACAAATAATTCATAACAATTAGGGCCACTTTTGGCAAATATACGGCACAGTCAGAATTAACTAATCAGGGTGTAAACCTAACATGGCCCACATTTGACATGGAAAATAAGCCCCAAATATCATAAAACAGATGTGGGCCACTTCAGGCTTAGATGCAGCACTTCTGACACTGGCTAATTTAGATGTATGTCTAAAAAGACTACTTTTGGTAGGATGCGACACAGTTGGTACAGGCTAATCTGGATGTGAGGCTAATCTGGATGTGAAACATCCATTGTGGATTGGCCTGCCCTGTGATTGACCCTACGATTAGGGTTTTTAGGGATCAGAAGTCTATTCAGGAAAATTCTCATGCTAAAAGGAGAACTGTTACAAtcattgttcatttttttattattcttttggaCATTTCTGCTTTAGACAGGCACAttggagagagacaggaaatacAGGGTAGAGGATGACATATGGAGTAAAGAGTCTGGGATGGATTCAAACCCAAAGCCACTGTGCCTAAGTTAGTCTAATGTAGTACATGATACATGCGCTACGTGTTGAGCCACTGGGGTGCCCCTAATCATGATGTGCCCTTGCTTTCATACAGCACGATGCTAGCatttcttttatcttttatcaAAATGCCAATCTTGTTTTCTTACTGTGCAGTACAAATACAGTCAGTTGACTTACTATGTTGTGTAGGTAGAGTGTCTGAGTGAGAAGCGTTTAGGTCCAAACTCTTTTTATGGTATTGGAATGTGTCTTTGAATATTTGGCTGAGATAATTTTGAGTTGCTGTGTGTGCAAAACATGAGTGCAAGACAAATTTCTTCTTGGGACAACAAACTGTGCCATAAAATATGATATCAACAAGCCACACTGGGTGCTACCAGGCAGTGTCATCTAACTTCTAGACTGCTTCAGAAGTGACCCTGAGGGTGatattctaacacacacacacacacacacacacacacacacacacacacacacacacacaaacaaagattTAACAGGTTAAATattgtcatttacatttatacaactatGAATAACAatatctttaaagattaaaaaaagataatactAATTGACACTAATAAATGAATTGATGACTGAGTAAGTAAATGACCGACATATCAGCACTAGCTGCTATGGGAAAACAGTTATTAATATGTTATTTTGATATTATCAACTGATTAATAGAGTTATCTAATTCAGCAAATTGTTAGCTAGCAAACACATCAGTTTGCTATTTGAAGAGAAATTATTTTGACTGTTCAAGTGTAACTTTTGCCATCTCTGGCATTTcatggaaaatattttaaattaaatgtttctgcaAATAAATTGGCTGAATGAATCTTGCTAGCTAAATAAGTTTGCTAACTCAACCGTAACACTAACTAGTAGTTAAGGCATATACAGGCCGCTCATCTTTTGTGCCATGGGGACTCTGTGTATCGTCTCTGGTAATGTCACATTTGCTGCCTTTTAGGCATTGCgttaaaaaaaggtttgaatttGTCTTACATTGAGGAAGAGTGAGGGCAAACTAAAAACGATTTAGGAGCAGTGTAGATGAGAGAATAAATATTCCGGAGTTGATACTGTAAATGCTATGTTGTTTAAATTTGACATTTATAACTCTGCGACATCCACGTCCCATAAAGGCAGCACATAGCCCAGTTACAAACTGAAAATACAGCAGTAAAATGATACACCGTCTCATCTCCTCATGGTAGAActacctgctgaaaaaacagcATAGACCAGCATGAATTCCATGCTTTTTTTGGTGCTGGTTTAGCTGGTGGGCCAACTGTGCTGGTCTACCTACACATGAAGCTGGTCCACCAGCTTGGTCTTTCTGTTTAAGAGGTTTCACCAGCAAGGTCTCATTCTTTATGGTGACCACCATAGCAgtaccaaaacaaaacatgtttgtaACCAGCTATGCTGGTTTTACTAGCAGGGTTACAGACCTGTGTGAAGTTGCCCCCCACCCAATGCAAAACGTTGTTAAAACAGTCTCAATCATTTGTGCTGGTTGTGCCATAAaaattttcgtttgtgctgcttcggtttttgagatattaaaagaatattaataGGCCATTCTgaggtcactcagccccccacatgctccaaattcacaccaaatattctcatttatttgtgctttgtttgtgctgGTACAGGACGGTAAAAAACAAAGCAGTCAAACATTATGAACAGATCAACCTTTCAAGTCTGTAAACAGCATTACTTTATATTTGTATGAAGTTGAACTTCTTTTTTCTGTGTCGCTGAGATCAGACCCCCCCCGCTCCCTgttgctctctgtctcacaaCCCCAGTTGAACTGAATGATGACGACAGTATTTAACTCATGTCTTATTATGgcataacaataaaataataattatttatatcattATAATTTGACATTCATGTTTGTATAGATTGTACATAATTC carries:
- the LOC128615631 gene encoding retinal cone rhodopsin-sensitive cGMP 3',5'-cyclic phosphodiesterase subunit gamma-like encodes the protein MNSAPPAGSALSAPAGGVGPTTPKKGPPKFKQRQTRTFKSKAPKPGQKGFGDDIPGMEGLGTDFTVVCPWEAFGDMELSDLAKYGII